In a single window of the Mucilaginibacter defluvii genome:
- a CDS encoding DUF4199 domain-containing protein, producing the protein MKKYVITFGIIAGVIVSAMMVYSITSCYNSLDFDGSEIIGYSSMIIAFSFIFVAIKNYRDKNNAGIISFGKAFRIGLFITLVASTIYVLVWVIYFYNFVPDFMDKYTAHTIQQAKESGLSATKLKDQTAQITKMSEMYKNPLFVVLFTYMEIMPVGLIISLIAALILKRNTSKVVAT; encoded by the coding sequence ATGAAAAAATATGTAATTACTTTCGGCATTATCGCGGGTGTCATTGTAAGTGCGATGATGGTTTACTCCATCACCTCTTGTTACAATTCGCTCGATTTTGATGGCAGCGAGATTATTGGCTATAGCTCCATGATCATTGCCTTCTCGTTTATTTTTGTGGCGATAAAAAACTATCGTGATAAAAATAATGCAGGCATCATTTCATTTGGCAAGGCATTCCGGATAGGCTTATTTATTACCCTGGTGGCATCAACTATTTACGTGTTGGTGTGGGTGATTTACTTCTATAATTTTGTGCCCGATTTTATGGATAAATACACCGCTCATACTATACAGCAAGCCAAAGAAAGCGGCCTGTCAGCAACAAAATTAAAAGACCAAACTGCCCAAATAACTAAAATGAGCGAGATGTATAAAAATCCGTTATTTGTTGTGCTGTTTACTTATATGGAAATTATGCCCGTAGGGTTAATTATCTCGCTGATAGCCGCGTTGATACTTAAGCGCAATACTTCAAAAGTTGTTGCAACATAA
- a CDS encoding Pycsar system effector family protein has translation MNYKQLLDEAKDHVIKYFRDHNNPDLVYHNLSHTKNVVGAAMQIANHYQLNDEDYFIVIAGAWFHDTGYMVDASKHEESSAQIAADYLKHKGVDAVIIAKVQGVIMATKMPQNPNGLLQEIMCDADLFHLGTVDQRKGSRQLREEMLLFCKMDINKADWRQKTISLMENHRYFTDYCRLLLDDQKAKNLAELKEKQSKNDAKQQDILVFDKQHEVNKNDDEPEKKKKDRPERGIETMFRISSTNHQRLSDMADNKAHIMITVNSIILSAIISLVLRKLDQDSTWLIPTVMLISVSLLTITFSILATRPSIPDGRFTLDNLKNKDVNLLFFGNFYRMSLDEYSAGMFQLMEDKEFLYGNLIRDNFSQGVVLGKKYRLLRISYNIFMFGLIVSVFAYIIASILNGD, from the coding sequence ATGAATTACAAACAATTGCTGGATGAGGCAAAGGATCACGTCATCAAATATTTTCGTGATCACAATAACCCCGATCTGGTATATCATAATTTAAGCCATACCAAAAATGTGGTGGGCGCTGCTATGCAGATAGCCAACCATTACCAGCTGAACGACGAGGACTATTTTATTGTAATAGCCGGTGCCTGGTTTCACGATACCGGTTACATGGTTGACGCCTCAAAACACGAAGAAAGCAGCGCCCAAATCGCAGCCGATTACTTAAAGCATAAAGGCGTTGATGCGGTAATAATAGCCAAAGTTCAGGGCGTTATAATGGCCACCAAAATGCCGCAAAATCCTAACGGATTGCTTCAGGAGATCATGTGTGATGCCGACCTTTTTCACCTGGGTACGGTTGATCAGCGTAAAGGCAGCAGGCAGCTGCGCGAAGAGATGCTGCTGTTTTGCAAAATGGATATCAACAAAGCCGATTGGCGGCAAAAGACCATCAGCCTGATGGAAAATCACCGGTATTTTACCGATTACTGCCGCCTGCTGCTGGATGACCAGAAAGCTAAAAACCTCGCGGAGCTGAAGGAAAAGCAAAGTAAAAATGACGCCAAACAGCAGGATATTTTAGTGTTTGATAAGCAACATGAGGTCAATAAAAATGATGATGAGCCCGAAAAAAAGAAAAAGGATCGGCCCGAGCGCGGTATTGAAACCATGTTCCGGATCAGCTCAACAAACCACCAGCGACTGAGTGATATGGCCGATAACAAGGCACATATTATGATCACGGTTAACTCCATCATCCTGTCGGCCATCATCAGTTTGGTGCTGCGCAAGCTGGATCAGGACAGTACCTGGCTTATCCCTACGGTTATGCTAATTTCGGTTAGCTTGCTTACCATAACCTTTTCTATCCTCGCTACGCGCCCATCCATACCCGATGGCAGGTTTACCCTGGATAACCTGAAAAATAAGGACGTTAACCTGTTGTTCTTCGGTAACTTTTACCGCATGTCGCTGGATGAATACAGCGCCGGTATGTTCCAGCTGATGGAGGATAAAGAGTTTTTGTACGGAAACCTGATACGTGATAACTTTTCGCAAGGGGTAGTGTTAGGCAAAAAATACCGTTTGCTGCGGATATCCTACAATATATTTATGTTTGGGTTGATTGTGTCGGTATTCGCTTATATCATCGCGTCAATACTTAATGGAGACTAA
- a CDS encoding phosphatase PAP2 family protein encodes MKCFLLFIFAAVVCFCKPVFAQGWDAKLLNKINPENPNSQYWINTSNSVYWASAAVPAGSLIYGLISGDEKAKHSSFDLFLSLGANMLVTDLMKKSFNRTRPGDKYPNMIYPVSPTTDMSMPSGHTSMAFATATTLSLQYKKWYVTVPAYAWAASVGYSRMYLGKHYPSDVLGGAALGIGAGYASHWLNRKLFKRYYTTPKPYAY; translated from the coding sequence ATGAAATGTTTTTTGCTGTTTATTTTTGCTGCTGTTGTATGTTTTTGCAAGCCGGTTTTTGCCCAGGGTTGGGATGCCAAGCTGCTAAACAAGATCAACCCGGAAAACCCGAATTCGCAGTACTGGATAAATACCAGTAACTCTGTTTATTGGGCAAGTGCGGCGGTGCCAGCCGGATCATTGATCTATGGTTTAATAAGCGGTGACGAAAAGGCCAAGCACAGCTCATTTGATCTGTTTTTGAGTTTAGGCGCTAATATGCTGGTTACTGATTTGATGAAGAAATCATTTAACCGTACACGCCCTGGCGATAAATATCCGAATATGATTTACCCGGTATCGCCAACTACTGATATGTCAATGCCTTCGGGCCATACCAGCATGGCGTTTGCAACGGCAACAACATTGTCATTACAATACAAAAAGTGGTATGTTACGGTGCCTGCCTATGCATGGGCGGCTTCGGTAGGGTACTCACGCATGTATTTAGGTAAACATTACCCCTCGGATGTATTGGGCGGCGCGGCGTTAGGGATAGGAGCGGGTTATGCAAGCCATTGGCTTAACCGTAAACTATTTAAACGCTATTACACCACACCCAAACCCTATGCCTACTAA
- a CDS encoding M20/M25/M40 family metallo-hydrolase: MKLTDLYFKPAKALAAVGVFAAVSGSYVSFAQTKDAIVDNIVKESNQNSQLKNLAHELLDVVGPRLVGTPQMEQANKWAVEKYKSWGIAARNEKWGEWRGWQRGISHIDMVSPRVHTLEATQLAWSPGMKKSVTAELVIIPDLADSVAFKKWLPAVKGKFVLISMMQPTGRPDYNWKEFATPESFEKMKKERTAQTEAWAARIRKTGYNGRTLPVALENAGAAGVVINNWSAGFGVDKIFGAYTKKVPTIDVALEDYGLLYRLIESGHKPKIRVQTESKENGVVPTFNTIAEIKGSEKPNEYVILSAHFDSWDGGTGATDNGTGTLTMMEAMRILKKIYPNPKRTILVGHWGSEEQGLNGSRAFVEDHPEIVKNIQAVFNQDNGTGRVVNLSGQGFLHAYDYLGRWLSKVPDSIRNHIETSFPGAPGRGGSDFASFVAAGAPAFSLSSNSWSYGNYTWHTNRDTYDKIVFDDLRNNAMLAAILAYLASEDPAKTSNEKSVMPVNPRTGEPTKWPDQTSPTRRGGLD, encoded by the coding sequence ATGAAATTAACTGACCTTTACTTTAAACCGGCCAAAGCCCTGGCCGCCGTCGGCGTTTTTGCCGCGGTTTCGGGCAGTTACGTATCCTTCGCCCAAACAAAGGATGCCATTGTTGATAACATTGTTAAGGAATCCAATCAAAACTCGCAGCTAAAAAACCTGGCGCACGAGCTGCTTGATGTTGTTGGCCCGCGCCTTGTTGGTACGCCGCAGATGGAGCAGGCGAATAAATGGGCAGTTGAAAAATACAAGAGCTGGGGTATTGCCGCCCGTAACGAAAAATGGGGCGAATGGCGTGGCTGGCAGCGAGGCATATCACATATTGATATGGTATCGCCGCGCGTGCACACCCTTGAGGCTACTCAACTGGCCTGGAGCCCCGGCATGAAAAAAAGCGTTACCGCTGAACTGGTGATCATTCCGGATTTAGCCGACTCAGTAGCATTTAAAAAATGGCTACCCGCGGTTAAAGGCAAGTTTGTTTTAATATCCATGATGCAGCCAACCGGCCGCCCTGATTATAACTGGAAGGAATTTGCTACGCCCGAATCGTTTGAAAAAATGAAAAAGGAGCGTACCGCCCAAACAGAAGCCTGGGCCGCACGGATACGTAAAACAGGCTACAATGGCCGAACGCTTCCTGTTGCGCTCGAAAATGCTGGCGCTGCCGGCGTAGTGATTAATAACTGGTCGGCAGGTTTTGGCGTTGATAAAATATTTGGCGCTTACACCAAAAAGGTTCCTACCATAGATGTAGCCCTTGAAGATTATGGTTTGTTGTATCGCCTGATCGAGTCGGGCCATAAGCCAAAGATCCGCGTGCAAACCGAATCAAAAGAGAACGGTGTGGTGCCAACATTTAACACCATTGCCGAAATTAAAGGCAGTGAAAAACCAAACGAATATGTAATTCTTTCGGCACACTTTGACTCTTGGGATGGCGGCACCGGCGCTACCGATAACGGTACCGGCACGCTTACCATGATGGAAGCCATGCGCATCCTTAAAAAGATATATCCAAACCCTAAACGTACCATATTGGTAGGCCATTGGGGCAGCGAGGAGCAGGGCCTGAACGGCTCGCGCGCCTTTGTTGAAGATCATCCTGAAATTGTAAAGAACATTCAGGCTGTATTTAACCAGGATAACGGCACCGGCCGCGTGGTAAACCTGAGTGGCCAGGGCTTTTTACATGCTTACGATTACCTGGGCCGCTGGTTAAGCAAGGTGCCCGACAGCATCCGTAACCATATCGAAACATCATTCCCCGGTGCTCCTGGCCGTGGCGGATCTGATTTTGCTTCTTTCGTAGCAGCGGGTGCGCCTGCATTTTCGCTAAGTTCGAACAGCTGGTCGTACGGTAATTATACCTGGCATACCAATCGTGATACTTACGATAAAATAGTGTTTGATGATTTGCGTAACAATGCCATGCTGGCCGCTATACTGGCTTACCTCGCCAGCGAGGATCCGGCTAAAACATCTAACGAGAAAAGCGTGATGCCGGTTAACCCGCGCACAGGCGAGCCAACTAAATGGCCCGATCAAACATCGCCAACCCGCAGAGGTGGTTTAGATTAA
- a CDS encoding response regulator transcription factor: MTTAFWLKYRSTLLYGVLLALLLFLMKWLEVRLLIINHLFEIYAGCIAVLFTALGIWIAVKLTSPKVKTLVIEKRVFIDNAAAFVFNADALHTTGLSARELDVLQLMAQGLSNQQIADQLFVSLNTVKTHTSKILDKLDAGRRTQAVDKARKLGLVP, translated from the coding sequence ATGACCACTGCCTTTTGGCTCAAATACCGATCAACCTTGCTGTACGGGGTGTTACTGGCTCTGCTGCTTTTTTTGATGAAGTGGCTCGAGGTACGATTGCTCATTATAAACCATTTGTTTGAAATTTATGCTGGCTGTATTGCCGTACTTTTCACCGCCCTGGGTATATGGATCGCTGTAAAGCTTACCAGCCCTAAGGTTAAAACTTTGGTGATTGAAAAACGGGTGTTTATTGATAACGCCGCGGCATTTGTTTTTAATGCCGACGCCTTGCACACCACAGGCCTTAGCGCCCGCGAATTAGATGTTTTACAACTGATGGCGCAAGGTTTAAGTAACCAGCAAATTGCCGATCAACTGTTTGTTTCGCTGAATACCGTTAAAACGCATACCTCAAAGATACTCGATAAGCTGGATGCGGGCAGGCGCACGCAAGCTGTTGATAAGGCACGTAAGCTGGGGCTTGTTCCATAA
- a CDS encoding ATP-binding protein has product MQKYYVPFLIFFAAMALLATGASFAMAQVANDSLVKKIKTIKNPDSALAYADAQINLAKRNKDKSLEGRALYGKSYRLYMNGDELGALDLARKAHKLVTPRDSFVYIKSATMMAYMLGRHNGELDALKIAFGALKVAEANRWKRLGADCHICIADIYRSMDRPSQALNHAQQAAVDMKLSKDTSMYIIALSTLSNIYSQRNFQTRYNTIKAVEYMELILKKPYADKLTNFERARYLSNLGRLYEMQKRFDKASIVLLEAIDICERENYPAIAKHALNEMATLRNDQGRYQESIEFSKRALALQTDEQTSRLMQRNIYNRLSDSYEGLKNYKEALKYYKLYRDISDTITSLGLTNAATELNEKYKLDKRLLLEEAKSKLARQQRNFSVIIVFIVVIGFVIVYRWYYFKRQREAKLLAKEHKQLARLDAMKTSFFANISHELRTPLTLIMGPLDVLVNQQILNEEKRRMHLETVWRNSKKLLGMVNELLDLGKIEAGNLPIRLQKLQLLPFVRMLYQGFASAAEHRQIRYSIICSIDKDMMVEIDREKLEKIINNLISNAVKFTPANGSIYVNAVAKAGQFEFTVANTGTGIHPDDLKNIFDRYYQGNKVTAEGGTGIGLAISREFTELLGGKIEIDNEWGKGVVFKVNLPLKVVDEMPKQDDAGVSEIEEEDSPVVQGQFTVMVVEDHSEMAHYISAVLKSDYQVVTVNNGVEALAKLEGMTRKPDLIISDVMMPLMDGFLLLEHLKKHDEYHRIPVIMLTALADSPNKLKALTIGVDDYITKPFLSSELLARVSNLLGNVLSRTAQPVIADDDEADEVQDMATSPADLAWLNQVEQLIRKQVGKADLNIAMLSYDLNISERQLNRRIKAITGLTPNKYIRVIRLQIAREAIDSGKYRTVAEISYAAGFETPAYFSKLFKAHYGRDVNDML; this is encoded by the coding sequence GTGCAAAAATATTATGTCCCCTTTTTAATTTTTTTTGCCGCCATGGCCTTGCTGGCTACTGGCGCGTCGTTTGCAATGGCACAAGTTGCTAATGATAGCCTGGTAAAAAAAATAAAGACAATTAAAAACCCCGACTCCGCTTTAGCATACGCCGACGCGCAGATAAACCTGGCCAAACGAAATAAGGATAAGTCGCTTGAAGGCCGCGCGTTGTATGGAAAATCGTACCGCTTGTACATGAATGGTGATGAACTCGGTGCACTCGATCTTGCCCGCAAAGCCCATAAGCTGGTAACTCCGCGCGACTCATTCGTCTACATAAAATCTGCAACGATGATGGCCTATATGCTTGGCCGTCATAATGGCGAGTTAGATGCTTTAAAAATAGCTTTCGGGGCGCTTAAGGTTGCCGAAGCAAACAGGTGGAAACGCCTGGGCGCTGACTGCCATATTTGTATTGCCGATATTTACCGATCGATGGATCGCCCGTCGCAGGCGCTTAACCATGCGCAGCAGGCCGCCGTTGATATGAAGCTTTCGAAAGATACTTCCATGTATATTATCGCGCTAAGCACATTATCAAACATATACTCTCAACGGAACTTCCAAACCAGGTACAACACTATTAAGGCGGTTGAGTATATGGAGTTAATATTAAAAAAGCCGTATGCTGATAAACTTACCAACTTTGAGCGTGCGCGATACCTGAGCAACCTGGGGCGCCTGTACGAAATGCAGAAGCGGTTTGATAAAGCAAGCATAGTTTTACTTGAGGCTATTGATATTTGCGAGCGTGAAAACTATCCGGCCATAGCCAAGCACGCCTTAAACGAGATGGCGACCTTACGTAACGATCAGGGCCGCTACCAGGAAAGCATAGAGTTTTCAAAACGTGCGTTAGCTCTACAAACCGATGAGCAAACCAGCAGGTTGATGCAGCGCAATATTTATAACCGGCTGAGCGACTCATACGAGGGCTTGAAGAACTATAAAGAAGCATTAAAGTATTACAAGCTCTATCGAGATATAAGTGACACCATAACGAGCCTCGGCCTAACTAATGCGGCAACCGAACTGAACGAAAAATACAAGCTTGATAAGCGGCTGCTGCTTGAGGAAGCTAAATCAAAACTGGCCAGGCAACAGCGTAACTTTAGCGTAATTATAGTGTTTATCGTAGTTATCGGGTTTGTTATAGTATACAGGTGGTATTATTTTAAACGGCAACGCGAAGCTAAATTGTTGGCTAAGGAGCATAAGCAGCTCGCACGGCTCGATGCTATGAAGACGAGCTTTTTCGCTAACATCAGCCATGAGTTACGCACCCCGTTAACGTTGATTATGGGGCCGCTTGATGTGCTGGTTAACCAGCAGATTTTAAATGAAGAAAAGCGAAGGATGCATCTTGAAACCGTTTGGCGTAACAGTAAAAAGTTGCTGGGCATGGTTAATGAGTTGCTTGATCTGGGTAAGATAGAAGCCGGTAATTTGCCCATTCGGTTGCAAAAACTGCAACTGCTCCCTTTTGTGCGCATGCTTTACCAGGGATTTGCATCAGCCGCAGAGCATCGGCAAATACGCTACTCAATAATCTGCAGTATCGATAAGGATATGATGGTGGAGATTGACCGTGAAAAATTGGAGAAGATCATCAATAACCTCATATCAAACGCGGTAAAATTTACGCCTGCAAACGGTTCCATCTATGTAAATGCCGTTGCGAAAGCAGGGCAGTTTGAATTCACAGTGGCTAACACCGGTACAGGCATTCACCCCGATGACTTAAAGAATATTTTTGACCGCTATTATCAGGGGAATAAAGTTACGGCAGAAGGCGGTACAGGCATTGGTCTGGCAATCTCGCGTGAATTTACCGAACTGCTTGGTGGTAAAATTGAAATAGATAACGAGTGGGGTAAGGGTGTAGTATTCAAGGTAAACCTTCCTCTAAAGGTTGTTGATGAAATGCCTAAGCAAGATGATGCCGGTGTATCTGAAATTGAGGAAGAGGATTCACCTGTGGTACAAGGGCAGTTTACCGTTATGGTAGTTGAAGATCACAGCGAAATGGCACATTATATATCGGCTGTTTTGAAGTCTGACTACCAGGTAGTAACCGTTAATAATGGTGTTGAGGCGCTCGCCAAGCTTGAGGGAATGACGCGAAAACCAGATCTCATCATATCAGATGTAATGATGCCCCTGATGGATGGGTTTTTGTTGCTGGAGCACCTTAAAAAACATGATGAATATCACCGCATCCCTGTTATAATGCTTACCGCGCTTGCCGATTCGCCTAATAAGCTTAAAGCGCTCACCATTGGGGTTGATGATTACATAACCAAGCCCTTTTTAAGCAGTGAGTTACTGGCTAGGGTAAGCAATTTACTGGGCAATGTTCTGAGCCGGACCGCCCAACCGGTTATTGCCGATGATGATGAAGCTGACGAGGTTCAGGACATGGCAACGTCTCCTGCGGATTTGGCCTGGTTGAACCAGGTTGAGCAGCTTATACGTAAACAGGTAGGTAAAGCTGATCTGAACATTGCCATGCTAAGCTACGATCTTAACATCAGCGAGCGGCAGTTAAATCGCCGTATAAAAGCTATAACCGGGCTAACGCCAAATAAATATATCCGGGTGATCCGTTTGCAGATTGCCCGTGAAGCCATCGATAGCGGAAAGTACCGTACAGTTGCCGAGATTTCGTACGCTGCCGGGTTTGAAACGCCTGCCTATTTCTCCAAGCTTTTTAAAGCTCATTACGGGCGCGATGTTAACGATATGTTATAG
- the ppk1 gene encoding polyphosphate kinase 1 yields METNNLFNDRDLSWLSFNGRVLAEAAKPSVPLLERIKFLSIFSSNLDEFYRVRMPVLAAFQKITSDGDGADTANLQQARETILAQQQLFGKTLVAQIIPELSENGIHLFYNEAIPDKYQALLTAYFYSDVLGFLQPVYVGLNDINFFPENNKLYFLVVIENGGKQETVIVNIPSDKVPRFYTTELNGETAVFFLDDIMRLNLKLLFLGKIVKGCYSFKITRDAELDLKDEYTSDVAGQVEKQLNKRDQGLATRFLFEPGIPLYSLNLTTEQLGLANAVSVEGGRYHNLKDFADFPVKNSALSYDRWPAANCPDVPRDTTLLQYLDGRDVLLNVPYQSYHSILRLFNEAATHPDVEEVYITLYRVARESKIVNALISAAKNGKKVTVMIELKARFDEANNIKWARKMKDAGVRIIYSITALKVHAKVALVKRRDGDRIKYTGLLATGNFNESTASFYTDHILMTSNPALTREMELLLLFLAKRQKPSSPDLIPFGELLVSQFNLQRRFLELIDNEIANAQQGLPASITIKMNNLEEKVLISKLYDASRAGVKIQLIVRGICCIVPGVQGMSENIEVRRIVDRYLEHGRIFIFENRGDKQVYMGSADWMNRNIYRRIEVCFPVYNAGIKAEILHLIDLQWQDNMQAVYIDREMSNKPVARQGEAVQSQHAIYNFLKNDKHETII; encoded by the coding sequence ATGGAGACTAACAACCTGTTTAACGACCGCGACCTGAGCTGGCTCTCGTTCAACGGGCGTGTGCTGGCCGAGGCTGCAAAACCGTCCGTTCCGCTGCTGGAGCGCATCAAGTTCCTGTCCATCTTTTCGTCAAACCTCGACGAATTTTACCGGGTACGAATGCCAGTACTGGCTGCGTTCCAGAAAATTACCAGTGATGGCGATGGCGCTGATACGGCTAACTTGCAGCAAGCACGGGAAACGATCTTGGCGCAGCAGCAACTGTTTGGTAAAACGTTGGTAGCGCAAATCATTCCTGAATTAAGTGAAAACGGGATCCACCTGTTTTATAATGAGGCGATACCTGATAAATATCAGGCCTTGCTAACCGCCTATTTTTATAGCGACGTGCTGGGCTTTTTGCAACCGGTGTATGTGGGGTTGAATGATATTAATTTCTTTCCTGAAAATAATAAGCTTTACTTTTTGGTTGTAATTGAAAACGGTGGTAAACAGGAAACGGTGATCGTGAATATCCCATCGGACAAAGTGCCTCGTTTTTATACCACTGAACTAAATGGCGAAACTGCCGTTTTTTTTCTGGACGATATTATGCGGCTTAACCTGAAATTGCTTTTTTTGGGCAAAATAGTAAAGGGCTGTTACAGTTTTAAAATAACCCGGGATGCGGAGCTTGACCTGAAGGACGAATACACCAGCGATGTTGCCGGGCAGGTTGAAAAGCAGTTGAACAAGCGCGATCAGGGTTTGGCCACACGTTTTTTGTTTGAGCCGGGCATTCCGCTTTATAGCCTGAATTTAACTACCGAGCAGCTTGGGCTGGCCAATGCCGTGAGTGTTGAAGGGGGTAGGTACCATAATTTAAAGGATTTTGCCGACTTCCCGGTTAAAAACAGTGCTTTAAGCTACGATCGCTGGCCGGCGGCAAATTGTCCGGATGTGCCGCGCGATACAACTTTGCTGCAATATCTGGACGGGCGCGACGTTTTATTGAACGTTCCGTATCAATCGTACCATAGCATTTTACGTTTATTTAATGAGGCAGCCACGCATCCAGATGTAGAGGAAGTTTACATTACGCTTTACCGCGTGGCAAGGGAGTCAAAAATTGTGAATGCGCTCATCAGCGCGGCTAAAAACGGTAAAAAGGTTACCGTGATGATAGAGCTGAAGGCCCGGTTTGATGAAGCAAATAATATTAAATGGGCCCGTAAAATGAAAGATGCCGGTGTGCGCATTATTTACAGTATAACGGCGCTCAAAGTTCACGCTAAGGTAGCGTTAGTAAAAAGGAGGGATGGCGACAGGATAAAATATACAGGCTTGCTGGCTACTGGCAATTTTAATGAGAGCACAGCATCATTTTATACTGACCATATTTTGATGACGAGCAACCCGGCTTTGACACGGGAAATGGAGTTGTTATTATTGTTCCTGGCGAAGCGGCAAAAACCATCATCGCCGGATCTGATCCCTTTTGGCGAATTGCTGGTATCGCAGTTTAATTTGCAAAGGCGGTTCTTGGAGTTGATTGATAATGAAATAGCCAACGCGCAACAAGGGCTGCCTGCGTCCATCACCATAAAGATGAACAACCTGGAAGAGAAGGTCCTTATCAGTAAGTTGTATGATGCTTCACGAGCGGGAGTAAAGATCCAGCTGATCGTTCGTGGAATATGCTGTATAGTGCCGGGTGTGCAAGGTATGAGCGAAAATATTGAAGTGCGCCGCATTGTTGACCGCTACCTGGAGCATGGGCGAATATTCATATTTGAGAACAGGGGCGATAAACAGGTATACATGGGTTCGGCCGATTGGATGAACCGTAATATTTATCGTCGCATTGAGGTGTGTTTCCCGGTGTATAATGCCGGTATTAAAGCGGAGATATTGCACCTGATCGATCTGCAATGGCAGGATAACATGCAGGCGGTTTATATTGACCGGGAAATGAGTAATAAACCTGTTGCAAGGCAAGGTGAGGCGGTACAATCGCAACATGCCATTTATAATTTTTTGAAGAATGATAAACATGAAACAATTATATAA
- a CDS encoding SdiA-regulated domain-containing protein produces the protein MKQLYKEFKFQSAFLLVLSLVFISFSCMQKRDASKSPPGYDLSKPQKFVMPASLTEISGHTFYKGDPSVVYAQEDESGKVYFFKPGDKNISSTQFAGPGDYEDIAICREQVIMLRSDGVLFILPLAQVKAGKVTSVKTIGNILPKGEYEGMYADESTATIYIITKNSKADKKMNITAGYKFNLLAGNNVKPAGEFSISNEEVATLSGEKKKKKARFMPSALAKNPLTNEWYILSSINKMIVVTDNNFKVKDIYPLTRSQFPQPEGIAFDRQGNLYISNEGGNGSGTLLKYVYNK, from the coding sequence ATGAAACAATTATATAAGGAGTTCAAGTTTCAATCGGCGTTTTTGCTGGTTTTATCACTGGTGTTCATCAGTTTTTCGTGCATGCAAAAAAGGGATGCATCGAAAAGTCCACCGGGGTACGATCTTTCCAAACCTCAAAAGTTTGTGATGCCTGCCAGCCTGACGGAAATATCAGGCCATACCTTTTACAAAGGCGATCCATCAGTAGTATACGCGCAGGAGGATGAAAGCGGTAAGGTGTATTTTTTTAAACCAGGGGATAAGAACATCTCATCAACCCAATTTGCAGGTCCCGGCGATTATGAGGACATAGCCATTTGCCGCGAGCAGGTAATTATGCTGCGCAGTGATGGCGTATTATTTATTTTACCGCTGGCACAGGTAAAAGCGGGTAAGGTAACATCGGTAAAAACAATAGGCAACATTTTGCCTAAAGGCGAGTACGAGGGTATGTATGCCGATGAAAGCACGGCTACCATTTACATCATCACTAAAAACAGCAAAGCTGACAAAAAAATGAACATCACAGCGGGCTATAAGTTTAACCTTTTGGCAGGCAATAACGTAAAACCGGCAGGTGAGTTTAGCATATCAAATGAGGAGGTAGCAACGCTCTCAGGAGAGAAAAAGAAAAAGAAGGCCAGGTTTATGCCTTCGGCACTTGCGAAGAATCCGCTTACCAATGAGTGGTATATCCTGTCATCCATTAACAAAATGATAGTGGTTACTGATAACAACTTTAAGGTAAAAGATATATATCCGCTTACACGTTCACAATTTCCGCAGCCTGAAGGCATAGCGTTCGACAGGCAAGGCAACCTATACATTTCAAACGAGGGTGGCAATGGCAGTGGCACACTGCTTAAGTATGTGTATAACAAGTAA